A genome region from Gadus macrocephalus chromosome 15, ASM3116895v1 includes the following:
- the ciao2b gene encoding cytosolic iron-sulfur assembly component 2B isoform X2: protein MSVMLENENPVVFQRSGARLWTAADEDEGVHDPIDHREVFDLIRSINDPEHPLSLEELNVVEQVRVQVNDEDSTVGIEFTPTIPHCSMATLIGLSIKVKLLRSLPERFKVCIRHIQVMYLSVVLCFHHRCRLMFTLPQGLMLQRMQ from the exons ATGTCCGTCATGCTGGAGAACGAGAACCCCGTGGTGTTCCAGCGGTCCGGAGCGAGGCTGTGGACAGCGGCCGACGAGGACGAGGGGGTCCACGACCCCATCGACCACAGGGAGGTGTTCG ATTTGATTCGATCTATCAACGACCCAGAACATCCTCTGTCTCTGGAAGAACTCAATGTGGTGGAGCAAGTCAGAGTCCAG GTAAATGATGAAGACAGTACGGTTGGCATCGAGTTTACTCCCACCATCCCGCACTGCAGCATGGCCACTCTCATCGGCCTTTCCATCAAAGTCAAGCTGCTTCGCTCGCTGCCAGAGAGGTTCAAAGTGTGTATCAGACATATTCAAGTTATGTATCTGAGTGTTGTTCTCTGCTTCCATCACCGCTGCAG ATTGATGTTCACATTACCCCAGGGACTCATGCTTCAGAGGATGCAG TAA
- the ciao2b gene encoding cytosolic iron-sulfur assembly component 2B isoform X1, whose amino-acid sequence MSVMLENENPVVFQRSGARLWTAADEDEGVHDPIDHREVFDLIRSINDPEHPLSLEELNVVEQVRVQVNDEDSTVGIEFTPTIPHCSMATLIGLSIKVKLLRSLPERFKIDVHITPGTHASEDAVNKQLADKERVAAALENSQLLEVVNQCLSTKSP is encoded by the exons ATGTCCGTCATGCTGGAGAACGAGAACCCCGTGGTGTTCCAGCGGTCCGGAGCGAGGCTGTGGACAGCGGCCGACGAGGACGAGGGGGTCCACGACCCCATCGACCACAGGGAGGTGTTCG ATTTGATTCGATCTATCAACGACCCAGAACATCCTCTGTCTCTGGAAGAACTCAATGTGGTGGAGCAAGTCAGAGTCCAG GTAAATGATGAAGACAGTACGGTTGGCATCGAGTTTACTCCCACCATCCCGCACTGCAGCATGGCCACTCTCATCGGCCTTTCCATCAAAGTCAAGCTGCTTCGCTCGCTGCCAGAGAGGTTCAAA ATTGATGTTCACATTACCCCAGGGACTCATGCTTCAGAGGATGCAG TAAACAAGCAGCTTGCTGACAAGGAAAGAGTAGCGGCAGCTCTGGAAAACTCCCAGCTACTGGAGGTTGTCAACCAGTGCCTGTCCACCAAGAGTCCCTGA